The following coding sequences lie in one Anaeromicrobium sediminis genomic window:
- a CDS encoding flagellar protein FlaG encodes MRVDAINNSGVEYKKVENVEVIKSTQQVKAQIDNENNRKNDEFSGEKQLIKEIEKTDKDIAIKNTSLRFAIHDKTKEVMVKVINDDTDEVIREIPSEKVLDMVAAVLERTGLFLDTKA; translated from the coding sequence ATGAGAGTTGATGCTATTAACAATAGTGGTGTGGAATATAAAAAGGTAGAAAATGTTGAGGTTATAAAAAGCACACAGCAAGTAAAGGCTCAGATTGACAATGAAAATAATAGAAAAAATGATGAATTCTCAGGTGAAAAACAATTAATAAAAGAAATTGAGAAGACAGATAAGGATATAGCAATTAAAAATACTTCTTTAAGATTTGCAATCCATGACAAAACAAAGGAAGTTATGGTTAAAGTTATAAATGATGATACTGACGAAGTAATAAGAGAAATACCATCAGAGAAAGTATTAGATATGGTGGCTGCTGTCCTTGAGAGAACGGGACTATTTTTAGATACTAAAGCGTAA
- a CDS encoding flagellar protein FliS: protein MIDNEYYINKISTSNEAGLIAVMYELLIRHMGNCISKIENKEIDYVHVQKCKDILNEFFLITKGNNEISNNIRGLLLYVNKLIDKGYHLKDVNQYKESIKIIHPLYEAWDQLSKCESNDVNRYNGYGMDKMYTHNNFNGKG from the coding sequence TTGATAGATAATGAATATTATATTAATAAAATAAGTACATCAAATGAAGCAGGGCTCATAGCTGTAATGTACGAGCTTTTAATAAGACATATGGGAAATTGTATAAGTAAAATTGAGAATAAAGAAATAGATTATGTACATGTACAAAAATGTAAAGACATATTAAATGAGTTTTTTCTGATTACAAAGGGAAATAATGAAATTTCCAATAATATAAGAGGACTATTATTATATGTAAATAAATTAATAGATAAAGGATATCATCTTAAAGATGTGAACCAATATAAAGAAAGTATAAAAATTATACACCCATTATACGAGGCGTGGGATCAATTAAGTAAGTGCGAAAGTAATGATGTAAATAGATATAATGGTTATGGAATGGACAAAATGTATACTCACAATAATTTTAATGGGAAAGGATAA
- a CDS encoding flagellin N-terminal helical domain-containing protein: protein MRIRTNLSAMNAHRLLSRTYDENSNVLERLSSGKRINKASDDASGMAMASKMHDQIRGLRMASQNALDGISLVQTAEGALTEMQSMSQRIRELGVQGANGTLSSEDKGAIQNEIDELVKEMDRVAKSTDFNKKKLLNKDDNKLDLQVGANKRQLFELNLENLDANSLGIDSLDINNAGDVIGKMDNAISKISSIRSQLGAYQNGLEKIISNIDNNELNLTAALSKIEDADMAYEMSEFTRLNILQQSGMAMLSQANQKPQAVLQLL, encoded by the coding sequence ATGAGAATAAGAACTAATTTATCTGCTATGAATGCCCATAGACTACTTAGTAGAACCTATGATGAAAACAGTAATGTACTTGAGAGGTTATCTTCTGGAAAGAGAATTAATAAAGCATCAGATGATGCATCAGGTATGGCAATGGCATCTAAAATGCATGACCAAATTAGAGGGCTTAGAATGGCATCGCAAAATGCACTAGATGGCATATCTTTAGTTCAAACGGCAGAGGGTGCGCTAACTGAAATGCAGAGCATGTCTCAAAGAATAAGAGAATTAGGTGTACAAGGTGCTAATGGAACCTTAAGCTCTGAAGATAAAGGGGCGATACAAAATGAAATTGATGAATTGGTAAAAGAAATGGATAGAGTCGCAAAGTCTACAGATTTTAATAAAAAGAAACTTTTAAATAAAGATGACAACAAATTAGATTTACAAGTTGGGGCTAATAAAAGACAATTATTTGAGTTAAATCTGGAAAATTTAGATGCTAATTCTTTGGGAATAGATTCTTTAGATATTAATAATGCTGGAGATGTAATAGGAAAAATGGATAATGCCATTAGTAAAATATCTAGTATAAGAAGCCAATTGGGAGCATACCAAAATGGACTTGAAAAAATAATTAGTAACATAGATAATAATGAATTAAATTTAACTGCTGCTTTATCTAAAATAGAAGACGCAGATATGGCCTATGAAATGTCAGAATTCACAAGGTTAAATATATTACAACAATCTGGTATGGCCATGTTATCACAAGCAAATCAAAAGCCACAGGCTGTACTTCAATTATTGTAG
- a CDS encoding DUF6240 domain-containing protein: MLNIKNNILNKINLYDSLPKNNLNMEGIVLEKDNKELVLQTKTNKLNITLKEDMDIGVGDKVNLKRNQIEKMEVVKEDNITKGRYETILESMGLEANERNIEAIKELEENGMKINSENVGAMVASKDYLDIVKENLDYDMALKLEEKDIDISKDSLYKIAKAIESINKEDIKVESKVGELTTEEAEKIAKSIYGADAGKDIIDIIKSLHKEGMDINKDQIEKIYKLFYKLDSIKDIGDEIIVNLYRGEKSISIESLYRNKMNITTGDIGIISGSNMVANMYESTTIKDNNISLYEEENVKAVKVKKIIDNLNEKLDYKIVNKLSMDIDGEIEEEDIEILEKKVDEINEEIGPVENKEKGKSFLVKGLKRVLDVDKILNKIKTLKPEHITYHEGRKLSFTLKNIEKTYDEMNYINMDKKIDLKEIDNIQMEYDKLQNTLTPEKIIEMTKMSYNVLTMPMEEINRFKIKKSYDTKLNIINNISKYDKKILPVILKNNINLTLNEIGKVQKILKGEESFMETIQKALTSLETSPIIEEQIKEIKRLSKDISDNMKDGKNIEKEYEKLLNLIGDMNNNSHFSQQNKNEMEGTINNIRLYKKLNNKDTFIDIPIEINGNMKNLQIYMKNKEVTSDGLNMALYLDTNSLGKLNINVNIKNNNVSMDIISKPLDSVNEFQGLENFLKKNLESVGYNLHSLNITKENEVNEDVEYVEHSSASFVDMVV, translated from the coding sequence TTGCTAAATATAAAGAATAATATATTAAATAAAATAAATTTATATGATAGTTTACCTAAAAACAATTTAAATATGGAAGGAATAGTATTGGAAAAGGATAATAAGGAACTAGTCCTTCAAACGAAGACTAATAAACTTAATATAACCCTAAAGGAAGATATGGATATAGGCGTGGGGGATAAAGTAAATTTAAAGAGAAACCAAATAGAAAAGATGGAAGTAGTAAAAGAAGACAATATAACTAAAGGAAGATATGAGACCATATTAGAATCTATGGGCCTTGAAGCTAATGAGAGAAATATAGAAGCAATAAAGGAACTTGAAGAAAATGGCATGAAGATAAACAGCGAAAATGTGGGAGCCATGGTAGCTTCTAAAGATTATTTAGACATAGTAAAGGAAAACTTAGATTATGATATGGCCCTTAAATTAGAAGAAAAGGACATAGATATATCAAAGGACTCCTTATATAAAATAGCAAAGGCAATAGAATCTATTAATAAGGAAGATATAAAAGTAGAAAGTAAGGTAGGAGAGCTAACCACAGAAGAAGCTGAAAAAATAGCTAAAAGCATATACGGTGCGGATGCAGGAAAAGATATAATAGATATTATAAAGTCACTTCATAAAGAGGGAATGGATATAAATAAAGACCAGATAGAAAAGATATATAAGTTATTTTATAAACTAGATAGTATAAAAGATATAGGGGATGAAATAATAGTCAATCTGTATAGAGGAGAAAAAAGCATTAGTATAGAAAGCTTGTATAGAAATAAAATGAATATTACCACTGGAGATATAGGTATAATAAGTGGCTCTAATATGGTGGCAAATATGTACGAAAGTACAACTATAAAAGATAATAATATTAGTTTGTATGAGGAAGAAAATGTTAAAGCTGTAAAAGTAAAAAAAATCATAGACAATCTTAATGAGAAATTAGATTATAAAATAGTTAACAAGTTATCTATGGATATAGACGGTGAAATAGAAGAGGAAGATATTGAAATATTAGAGAAAAAAGTGGATGAAATTAATGAGGAAATAGGACCAGTTGAAAATAAGGAGAAGGGCAAATCATTTTTAGTAAAAGGTTTAAAAAGAGTATTAGATGTTGATAAAATATTAAATAAAATCAAAACTCTAAAGCCAGAGCACATTACATATCATGAAGGAAGAAAACTTTCTTTTACATTAAAAAATATAGAAAAGACTTATGATGAAATGAATTATATTAATATGGATAAAAAAATAGATTTAAAAGAAATTGATAACATACAAATGGAATATGATAAACTGCAAAATACATTAACGCCAGAAAAAATAATAGAGATGACTAAGATGTCATATAATGTACTTACTATGCCTATGGAAGAAATAAATAGATTCAAGATTAAAAAATCTTATGATACTAAATTGAATATTATTAATAATATATCTAAATATGATAAAAAAATATTACCAGTAATATTAAAAAATAATATTAATTTAACATTAAACGAAATAGGTAAGGTGCAAAAAATACTAAAAGGAGAAGAAAGTTTTATGGAGACTATCCAAAAGGCATTAACGTCCTTAGAAACGTCTCCTATTATAGAAGAGCAGATAAAAGAAATAAAAAGATTATCAAAAGACATTTCCGATAATATGAAAGATGGAAAGAATATAGAAAAAGAATATGAAAAATTGTTAAACTTAATAGGAGATATGAACAACAACAGCCACTTCTCACAGCAGAATAAAAATGAAATGGAAGGCACTATAAACAATATACGTTTGTATAAAAAACTAAACAACAAAGATACATTCATAGATATTCCCATAGAGATAAATGGCAATATGAAAAATCTTCAAATATACATGAAGAATAAAGAAGTAACGTCTGATGGGTTAAATATGGCCTTATATTTAGACACTAATAGTTTAGGAAAATTAAATATAAATGTGAACATAAAGAATAATAATGTTAGCATGGATATAATATCAAAACCTTTAGATTCAGTGAATGAATTTCAAGGTTTAGAAAATTTCTTAAAGAAAAACTTAGAATCAGTAGGATATAATTTACATAGTTTAAATATAACCAAAGAAAATGAAGTAAATGAGGACGTGGAGTATGTAGAACACTCTAGTGCTTCCTTTGTAGATATGGTTGTATAG
- a CDS encoding YaaR family protein translates to MNSITNMINKIPKLQMNKIHKTPPLVKLDSEKTIKFKDQFNKIKSEDVKEKLEDLYSKITEKADRLSDKLYIQDMVEYKKLVKEFMDVAVTNSYMFEKDNFLDRRGRHRVFTKVKKVDKALSELTNEFLSGEVDRINVVKRLDDIKGMLMDMFM, encoded by the coding sequence TTGAATAGTATAACTAATATGATAAATAAAATACCTAAATTACAAATGAATAAAATACATAAGACTCCACCCCTTGTGAAGTTAGATTCAGAAAAAACTATTAAATTTAAGGATCAATTTAATAAAATAAAATCTGAAGATGTGAAAGAAAAACTAGAGGACCTTTACTCTAAAATAACGGAAAAGGCTGATAGATTATCTGATAAATTGTACATTCAAGATATGGTTGAATATAAAAAATTAGTAAAAGAATTTATGGACGTGGCAGTTACTAATTCTTATATGTTTGAGAAGGATAATTTTTTAGATAGAAGAGGACGTCATAGGGTCTTTACTAAGGTTAAGAAGGTTGATAAGGCCCTTAGTGAATTGACAAATGAGTTTTTAAGCGGAGAAGTGGATAGGATAAATGTAGTTAAAAGACTAGATGATATAAAGGGCATGCTTATGGACATGTTCATGTAA
- a CDS encoding flagellin N-terminal helical domain-containing protein, whose translation MRINNNLMAMNTHRQMGVNQGNSAKSIEKLSSGLRINRAGDDAAGLSISEKMRSQIRGLNQASRNAQDGISMVQTAEGALQETQAILQRMRELSVQASTDALDTEDRTAIGEELVALRDEIDRIGETAEFNGKKLLKGTLATTFDGTSDVKAGTAVSAKATISDVDVTGGEANTTYAIAQGASGAGYVALSANGTTQEIQLTDAMFDTLGEETVLDFDKLGVKITLTSSTAGSGGEANTVETALSALTSVKTLAGSSTANVVVGSNATADETIQIGFDDMRASALHTDLGTLTNTAVADVTTAKALTGKLDTALTKVSKQRSELGAFQNRLEHSIKNLDASSENLTAAESRIRDVDMAKEMMKFQKNNILSQAAQSMLAQANQQPQGVLQLLR comes from the coding sequence ATGAGAATTAATAATAACTTAATGGCAATGAACACACATCGTCAAATGGGAGTAAACCAAGGAAATTCAGCAAAATCAATCGAAAAATTATCATCAGGGTTAAGAATTAACAGAGCTGGTGATGATGCAGCAGGTCTTTCAATATCTGAAAAAATGAGATCTCAAATCAGAGGTCTAAATCAAGCTTCAAGAAATGCTCAAGACGGTATCTCAATGGTACAAACTGCTGAAGGTGCATTACAGGAAACTCAAGCAATTCTACAAAGAATGAGAGAGTTATCAGTTCAAGCTTCTACTGATGCATTAGATACTGAAGACAGAACTGCTATTGGTGAAGAACTTGTAGCTTTAAGAGATGAGATAGATAGAATTGGTGAAACGGCAGAGTTCAATGGTAAAAAATTGTTAAAAGGTACATTAGCTACAACGTTTGATGGTACATCTGATGTTAAAGCTGGAACAGCAGTATCAGCTAAGGCAACTATTTCAGATGTAGATGTAACTGGTGGTGAAGCTAATACAACATATGCAATTGCTCAAGGTGCTTCTGGAGCAGGTTATGTTGCTTTATCAGCTAATGGAACTACTCAAGAGATACAATTAACAGATGCAATGTTTGATACTTTAGGAGAAGAAACTGTTTTAGATTTTGATAAATTAGGAGTTAAGATAACACTAACATCTAGTACTGCTGGTTCAGGTGGTGAAGCTAATACTGTTGAAACTGCTTTATCAGCACTAACATCAGTAAAAACTTTAGCTGGTAGTTCGACGGCAAATGTAGTTGTAGGTTCTAATGCTACAGCTGATGAAACTATTCAGATAGGTTTTGATGACATGAGAGCATCTGCTCTTCATACAGATTTAGGAACATTAACTAATACTGCAGTAGCTGATGTAACTACAGCAAAAGCACTAACAGGAAAGTTAGATACTGCATTAACAAAAGTTTCTAAGCAAAGAAGTGAATTAGGAGCTTTCCAAAACAGATTAGAGCATTCAATCAAAAACTTAGATGCATCATCTGAAAACTTAACAGCAGCAGAATCAAGAATCAGAGACGTAGACATGGCAAAAGAAATGATGAAATTCCAAAAGAACAATATTTTATCACAGGCAGCGCAATCAATGTTAGCTCAAGCAAACCAACAACCTCAAGGAGTACTTCAATTATTAAGATAA
- the csrA gene encoding carbon storage regulator CsrA has product MLVLTRKKNQSILIDDHIEITIVGIEEGKVKVGISAPKDVTILRKEVYLEIQEENKKAASGSVDLQSLKNLIKNKKI; this is encoded by the coding sequence ATGTTAGTTCTTACAAGAAAGAAAAATCAAAGTATCCTTATAGATGATCATATAGAGATTACAATTGTTGGAATAGAAGAAGGAAAAGTAAAAGTGGGAATATCTGCACCAAAGGATGTAACTATTCTTAGGAAAGAAGTATATTTAGAAATTCAAGAAGAAAATAAAAAAGCAGCCAGCGGAAGCGTAGACTTACAAAGCTTGAAAAATTTAATAAAAAATAAAAAAATATGA
- the fliW gene encoding flagellar assembly protein FliW, producing the protein MFIETKHFGKIEIIEENIISFKDGLLGFEELKKYIYIENEDTENPFNWLQSLEEPELAFVVTNPYVFVKDYEFDIPEKIVEDLEIKEIKDVMIWVIAVVPENVENMTINLKGPVIMNLKNKRAKQMVVNSEKYSLKHRIFEQTLHAGDAVC; encoded by the coding sequence ATGTTTATAGAAACTAAACATTTTGGAAAAATAGAAATTATAGAAGAAAATATAATAAGTTTTAAAGATGGATTATTAGGTTTTGAAGAACTAAAAAAATATATATACATAGAAAATGAAGATACTGAAAATCCATTTAATTGGCTTCAATCTCTTGAAGAGCCAGAACTTGCCTTTGTAGTTACGAATCCATATGTATTTGTGAAGGACTATGAATTTGATATTCCAGAAAAAATAGTAGAAGATTTAGAAATAAAAGAAATAAAGGATGTAATGATTTGGGTTATAGCAGTAGTGCCAGAGAACGTAGAAAATATGACTATTAACCTTAAAGGTCCTGTTATTATGAATTTAAAAAATAAAAGGGCAAAACAAATGGTAGTAAATAGTGAAAAATATAGCTTGAAGCATAGGATTTTTGAGCAAACTCTACACGCAGGTGATGCCGTATGTTAG
- a CDS encoding DUF6470 family protein has translation MPFKINTTPALIGIETKNASLEIRQPKAEVTMKTEPLKMKIEKKDSKVQIDQSVCFSEANLKSIFELIKHSAQMGKQKSMEAIGRISSEGDEMTKIENGGNAIANMAKRNSINEKNYDVTFIPKSRPKITATEPTLNIDFEGGKTNIDVKANKVDIKYNPGKVDVYLRQKNSINIEYVNEEV, from the coding sequence ATGCCTTTTAAAATAAATACTACCCCTGCCTTAATAGGCATAGAAACTAAAAATGCCAGCTTAGAAATAAGACAACCTAAAGCAGAGGTAACCATGAAAACAGAACCACTGAAAATGAAAATAGAAAAAAAAGATAGTAAAGTTCAAATAGACCAGAGCGTATGTTTTAGTGAAGCTAATCTAAAATCCATATTTGAACTAATAAAACATTCGGCACAAATGGGAAAGCAAAAGAGTATGGAGGCCATAGGTAGAATTTCGTCAGAGGGAGATGAGATGACGAAAATAGAAAACGGTGGGAATGCCATAGCTAATATGGCTAAAAGAAATTCAATTAATGAGAAAAATTATGATGTAACATTTATACCTAAGAGTAGACCTAAAATAACAGCCACAGAACCTACTCTTAACATAGATTTTGAAGGTGGAAAAACTAACATAGATGTGAAAGCAAATAAAGTGGATATTAAATATAATCCAGGAAAAGTTGATGTTTATTTAAGACAAAAAAATAGTATAAATATAGAGTATGTAAATGAAGAAGTATAA